In Penaeus chinensis breed Huanghai No. 1 chromosome 41, ASM1920278v2, whole genome shotgun sequence, the genomic window AGGTGGCGCTCTTTGGTGAGTAATAAACGgttatattaataatcaaaacTGAAATCAAATACTGCCATGgattaaaccttttttttccattttgatactgttacattatgtgtgtgtgtgtgtgtgtgtgtgtgtttgtgtgtacaagttACTGCATTTATTCTGATTTTATAAATGTTCATTACAAGTCGCATTTTGGTTTTCCCTTCGTTATATCTTGGATTGGCAATGTTGTTCCTGTTAGTTTCGTTTGTATCATGATGCATATACAGCAGTCTCTTATTTCTGTAGCTCTATGTGAAATCTAAATTATTATGTTGTCATTGCAGGCAGTTTGGTCCACATAGGTGCCATCGTGGGATCCCTTTTGGGCGGAGCGTTAAATCTGCGACTGGGTCAGCGAGTGACTCTGCTGATAGCGATGCCCTTATCGCTGGTGCTGTGGCTTGCTCTAGCCATTTCTCCGGCTGTGTGGATGGTGCAAGTGGCACGTACGCTACTTGGAGTCGCCCAGGGCCTTGCTGGTGCCGCAGCCAACAATTATGTAGTAGAGGTGGTCCACACCTCCGTGCGAGGCCGCTTTGCTGGCTTCGTCGACACAGCCAGACAGCTTGGCTTCCTGTTCGCATACGTCGTCGGGAGCACTGGCTTGTCTTGGCGCCACGTGAGCCTCGTGTGCGGCTTCGTGACGGCCATCCCCCCCTTCATCGGCCTCCTCTTCCTGCCCAACTCGCCTCGATGGCTGGTAACCCGGGGGCGCCTGGAGGAAGCCCATAAGGCATTGAAGTTCTACCGAGGTCCGCGCTACGACGTCTCCTCCGAGCTCAGCGCCATCACCGAGCAAATCGACCGCACCTCCAGCAGCACCATGGGCACCAAGGACCAGCTGCGCCTACTGAGGGAACCGTCGGTGAGTCGGCGTCTAGTGCTGCTCACCTTTCTCATGTTCATCCTGCAGTTCACGGGCAACATAACCATCGCCACATATGTCGTGACGATCCTGAAGTCCTCCAACACAGGAGTGGATGCCTATACGAGCGCCATGTTGGTGGGTGGCATCCGCGTCGCAGGAACCGTCGCATATCTGCTCCTGGTGGACCGCGTGGGCCGGAAAGCCATCGTTCTGACCACGTGCGTCGCCTGCTCCGTGTGCCTGACGGTGTTTGGGGTGTATTTCTACCTGCAGAACCAGAGCGCCGACCTCAGCCACCTGACATGGCTGCCCCTCACAGTGCTCCTGCTTTACATGCCTCTCGTGTGCGCGCTGGAAGCTGCCACTTGCCTACTTCGGGGAGAGCTTCTTCCCACCAACGTCCGAGCCGTGGGCGCTGCCCTCATGtacatcttcttcttcctggGCATGTTCGCCACCGCCCACTCCTTCCCTGCCAGCGTATCCACCATCGGAGAGCACGGAGTCTTCTGGCTGTACGCAGTGTCGTGCCTCCTGATGGCGGCGGTGGTGGGCCTCTCGGTACCTGAAACCCGTGGACTTTCACTGGAACAGATTGACGACTTCTTCCGAGCGCAGAGAAAACGCACGGACACTTCGCAAATAGAAAAAGATTCGAAAAGTTGATgcgttttatctcttttatcttttatgacTAAATGTAACGTTTAACTATTGTCAAtgcgcttttattttctttgttatctgttgttgttttttaaataaaGATGAAACATTTTTCTTGCGAGCAAACCTGGAAACCTCTTCACAAAAACAAACTCCCAATCTTTATGTTATTTACAGAACACGAATACTTTCACCTCGAAACAAATGACAGTGGAAAAGGTTGTCaggttcattttctatatttacagGGTTTCTATACTGTTCGTTATGTTTTAACACTTTTTATGCCCATATAGGATCTCCAAGAATCCTGCTTACTCGGAGTAACGGTCTCTCACTGCCAATTCTAAAGTCCTTTAACAGAGGGCGCCGTCCTAGCCCTTGCGATggagttcgtgacgtaaaaccgtGTCATTAAACCATTTCGTTTAATTATCTACAAATATTGTCTTTACTTATATCATATCATTAAACCTATTctatttttagaatatatttcGTAGACATTTTTGTAAGTAATTAGTTTGAGTGTGGCTAAGGGCCTGTCTGTTGGAAAATGTATTTAACCAAAGATTATGAGTGGTCTTGCCGGATTAGCTACCTGTGATAGTTAGAAATAAACGTGATAGAAATTTTGTTAGAAATATACTTATTGAAATGACACAGTTACTTTGTTTTACCAATCCTTTCGAATGTTTCCTTGTCTTTGAGAAGTGCGTTTATTATAGATTTAGGAAGAATATtacagtttatgtttttttttacgaaaataagttaataaagaATAATTCCACAAAGTATAGGGCTATACGCTGAGGTGGGGGGAGCTTGAGCCTCTGCCCTTGTAGTCAAAATAAAGGTCAGAAAAATATCCATTTAGTGGAaatcatgaaaagaaaatatcattTTCGTTAAAATCAGTGACAAAAAATGTTCTTCCAGTCAACTTGCCGTCGACACCAAAATAGTCATCAGCACGTGAATCCCGCAAGGACGAGCGGATGCCACGGAAAAATTAGAGCACAGATGCCGAAAATAGAACACTATTAAGAGTTCGGAACGTGAGGACAGAAAATGGAACTTAAAAACTTAGACGCAGAAAAATTCTCAAATCGGAAGTGAAGACCAAGAACACGAGCAAGGAAAGACAAATAGGCCTTAGGGCACGACCGCACCGAATGCGTCATGTGCGTCGTTCTCCGTCTCCGTGCCCCGCGTGTCGATGTACGTGAAAATATACTGCCATAATTTGAACAGAAGTGTCCTCACGGGGCGCATGCGCGGTAGTGACGCGCGGACTGCACACACCTTTGCCTTCACACACATGATGGAGTAAATTATTGCCGTGTACAAAATACGTCTAATGCAGCATATGTAAGTTACATATTCTCATTTCACATTGTTATCAATTAATGTGATTTGACATTattcagggaaagaaaaatgtTCCTTTCGTCAAaatcaggaaaataaaaacatcctATTTGTCAAAATCAGTAAAGGAAAAATGTCTTAATAAAAACACGGGGAAAGAAGACAGATTTACCCTTTTAGCCACAATTCTGGAAAGACAAATTCCTTCCGTCGAAATTGCACAAGGAAGAGTGCCTCGATAGTCAGACGAGTTTCCTTTATTCAACTGAATAATTGCACTTCTGGAAGCCTTTGTGTGTCACTGATAATGCAAGAAATGTCTAGATGTAATATCTAAACGCTAATTACATATATTGCATTGTGGAATTATTCATCCACATTCATAACCTTTCTACATTCGTCACAATGAACTCCGACCCTACTAAATTAAGTTAATCAACATTACAAAATTAATTGAATCTCCTGAACCCCAGCGAgtatattatcattcatcatgcAAACCTAATTTGATGATACAAATTAACTtatgatatatcaaatataatataagttttttttcttctaaaaacgAACCTAGTCATAATGAAACAAGTATATCACACTCGCTCTTCACAAACGCTAAGTCATTATCAGCGATGTTCTCACTACACAAG contains:
- the LOC125047531 gene encoding facilitated trehalose transporter Tret1-2 homolog, coding for MPPLKTFGEAEIGVGGEDTTSGGQINPAFVSIQEDEVTDLARAATPVANGRPAEDKTGSTDAKRPPSGRITPSDVKAKGKQFDLVKELITGEDLVKSVGGSGPVWKADEGQRKGEDTGQSDPDDGLAIGTQAVGVVMASLTHLAIGTIVGLPGVTLPQLTDPNTADIFLDTAQVALFGSLVHIGAIVGSLLGGALNLRLGQRVTLLIAMPLSLVLWLALAISPAVWMVQVARTLLGVAQGLAGAAANNYVVEVVHTSVRGRFAGFVDTARQLGFLFAYVVGSTGLSWRHVSLVCGFVTAIPPFIGLLFLPNSPRWLVTRGRLEEAHKALKFYRGPRYDVSSELSAITEQIDRTSSSTMGTKDQLRLLREPSVSRRLVLLTFLMFILQFTGNITIATYVVTILKSSNTGVDAYTSAMLVGGIRVAGTVAYLLLVDRVGRKAIVLTTCVACSVCLTVFGVYFYLQNQSADLSHLTWLPLTVLLLYMPLVCALEAATCLLRGELLPTNVRAVGAALMYIFFFLGMFATAHSFPASVSTIGEHGVFWLYAVSCLLMAAVVGLSVPETRGLSLEQIDDFFRAQRKRTDTSQIEKDSKS